The following are encoded together in the Coregonus clupeaformis isolate EN_2021a chromosome 24, ASM2061545v1, whole genome shotgun sequence genome:
- the LOC123481789 gene encoding S-antigen protein-like, with translation MEDSLFNPMEDSLFNPIEDSLFNPMEDSLFNPIENSLSNPIENSLFNPIENSLSNPMEDSLFNPIENSLSNPIENSLFNPIENSLSNPIENSLFNPIENSLFNPMEDSLFNPMEDSLFNPMEDSIFNPMEDSLFNPMEDSLSNPMEDSLFNPMEEASNPMEDSLFNPMEDSLFNPMEDSLFNPMEEASNPMEDSLFNPMEDSLFNPMEDSLFNPMEEASNPIEDSLFNPMEDSLFNPMEDSIFNPIEDSLFNPMEDSLFNPIENSLSNPMEEAFNPMEDSLFNPMEDSIFNPMEEASNPMEDSLFNPMEDSIFNPMEEASNPMEDSLFNPMEDSLFNPMEDSIFNPIEDSLFNPMEDSLFNPIEDSLSNPIEDSLFNPMEDSIFNPMEDSLFNPIEDSLSNPIEDSLFNPMEDSLFNPMEDSLFNPMEDSLFNPMEDSIFNPMEEASNPMEDSLFNPMEDSLFNPMEDSLFNPIEDSLSNPIEDSLFNPMEDSLFNPMEDSLFNPMEDSLFNPMEDSIFNPMEEASNPMEDSLFNPMEDSLFNPIEDSLFNPMEDSLSNPMEDSLFNPIEDSLFNPMEDSLSNPMEDSLFNPMEDSLFNPMEDSLFNPMEDSLSNPMEDSLFNRITWEPGNGITTIPALMEWRHKSCFPHFGDIS, from the exons ATGGAGGACAGCTTATTCAACCCTATGGAGGACAGCTTATTCAACCCTATCGAGGACAGCTTATTCAACCCTATGGAGGACAGCTTATTCAACCCTATCGAGAACAGCTTATCCAACCCTATCGAGAACAGCTTATTCAACCCTATCGAGAACAGCTTATCCAACCCTATGGAGGACAGCTTATTCAACCCTATCGAGAACAGCTTATCCAACCCTATCGAGAACAGCTTATTCAACCCTATCGAGAACAGCTTATCCAACCCTATCGAGAACAGCTTATTCAACCCTATCGAGAACAGCTTATTCAACCCTATGGAGGACAGCTTATTCAACCCTATGGAGGACAGCTTATTCAACCCTATGGAGGACAGCATATTCAACCCTATGGAGGACAGCTTATTCAACCCTATGGAGGACAGCTTATCCAACCCTATGGAGGACAGCTTATTCAACCCTATGGAGGAAGCATCCAACCCTATGGAGGACAGCTTATTCAACCCTATGGAGGACAGCTTATTCAACCCAATGGAGGACAGCTTATTCAACCCTATGGAGGAAGCATCCAACCCTATGGAGGACAGCTTATTCAACCCTATGGAGGACAGCTTATTCAACCCAATGGAGGACAGCTTATTCAACCCTATGGAGGAAGCATCCAACCCTATCGAGGACAGCTTATTCAACCCTATGGAGGACAGCTTATTCAACCCAATGGAGGACAGCATATTCAACCCTATCGAGGACAGCTTATTCAACCCAATGGAGGACAGCTTATTCAACCCTATCGAGAACAGCTTATCCAACCCTATGGAGGAAGCATTCAACCCTATGGAGGACAGCTTATTCAACCCTATGGAGGACAGCATATTCAACCCTATGGAGGAAGCATCCAACCCTATGGAGGACAGCTTATTCAACCCTATGGAGGACAGCATATTCAACCCTATGGAGGAAGCATCCAACCCTATGGAGGACAGCTTATTCAACCCTATGGAGGACAGCTTATTCAACCCAATGGAGGACAGCATATTCAACCCTATCGAGGACAGCTTATTCAACCCAATGGAGGACAGCTTATTCAACCCTATCGAGGACAGCTTATCCAACCCTATCGAGGACAGCTTATTCAACCCTATGGAGGACAGCATATTCAACCCTATGGAGGACAGCTTATTCAACCCTATCGAGGACAGCTTATCCAACCCTATCGAGGACAGCTTATTCAACCCTATGGAGGACAGCTTATTCAACCCTATGGAGGACAGCTTATTCAACCCTATGGAGGACAGCTTATTCAACCCTATGGAGGACAGCATATTCAACCCTATGGAGGAAGCATCCAACCCTATGGAGGACAGCTTATTCAACCCTATGGAGGACAGCTTATTCAACCCAATGGAGGACAGCTTATTCAACCCTATCGAGGACAGCTTATCCAACCCTATCGAGGACAGCTTATTCAACCCTATGGAGGACAGCTTATTCAACCCTATGGAGGACAGCTTATTCAACCCTATGGAGGACAGCTTATTCAACCCTATGGAGGACAGCATATTCAACCCTATGGAGGAAGCATCCAACCCTATGGAGGACAGCTTATTCAACCCTATGGAGGACAGCTTATTCAACCCTATCGAGGACAGCTTATTCAACCCTATGGAGGACAGCTTATCCAACCCTATGGAGGACAGCTTATTCAACCCTATCGAGGACAGCTTATTCAACCCTATGGAGGACAGCTTATCCAACCCTATGGAGGACAGCTTATTCAACCCTATGGAGGACAGCTTATTCAACCCTATGGAGGACAGCTTATTCAACCCTATGGAGGACAGCTTATCCAACCCTATGGAGGACAGCTTATTCAACAGAATAACATG GGAGCCTGGAAATGGGATCACTACAATCCCCGCCCTTATGGAGTGGAGGCACAAAAGCTGCTTTCCACACTTTGGGGATATTTCCTGA